A DNA window from Pseudodesulfovibrio thermohalotolerans contains the following coding sequences:
- the eno gene encoding phosphopyruvate hydratase, with product MSIITGVWAREILDSRGNPTVECEVVLESGDIGRAAVPSGASTGSREALELRDKEERYNGKGVLQAVENVRGEIAGAVIGMDAVRQVTLDNALIDLDGTENKDRLGANAILGVSMAAARAAASFMGMPLYQYLGGTNAKVLPTPMMNIINGGEHAPNNLDIQEFMIMPVGAETFAEALRMGAEIFHNLKSILAKDKHVTSVGDEGGFAPNLASHAEAFQYIMRACEAAGYEPGRDVALAIDAAASEFYKDGKYVLAGEDKILTAAELIDFYDDLASRFPLISIEDGLAESDWDGWEALTDKLGDRLQLVGDDIFVTNPDILAEGIDRGICNSILIKLNQIGTVSETLDTIELAKTAGYTNVVSHRSGETGDHFIADLAVAVNAGQIKTGSLCRSDRLEKYNQLLRIEEELDEDGIYYGPVLASSFFEE from the coding sequence ATGAGCATCATCACCGGCGTCTGGGCGCGAGAGATTCTGGACTCGCGCGGCAACCCCACCGTGGAGTGCGAAGTGGTTCTGGAATCCGGCGACATCGGCCGGGCAGCCGTGCCTTCGGGCGCATCCACCGGGTCCCGCGAGGCCCTGGAACTGCGCGACAAGGAAGAACGCTACAACGGCAAGGGCGTGCTCCAGGCCGTTGAAAACGTGCGCGGCGAAATCGCCGGCGCGGTCATCGGCATGGACGCCGTGCGCCAGGTGACCCTGGACAACGCGCTCATCGACCTCGACGGCACCGAGAACAAGGACCGCCTGGGCGCCAACGCCATCCTCGGCGTGTCCATGGCCGCGGCCCGCGCCGCCGCCAGCTTCATGGGAATGCCGCTCTACCAGTACCTCGGCGGAACCAACGCCAAAGTGCTGCCCACGCCGATGATGAACATCATCAACGGCGGCGAGCACGCGCCCAACAACCTGGACATCCAGGAGTTCATGATTATGCCCGTGGGCGCGGAGACCTTTGCCGAAGCCCTGCGCATGGGCGCGGAAATCTTCCACAACCTGAAGTCCATCCTGGCCAAGGACAAGCACGTCACCTCCGTCGGCGACGAGGGCGGCTTCGCCCCGAACCTCGCTTCCCACGCCGAGGCGTTCCAGTACATCATGCGCGCCTGCGAGGCCGCCGGGTACGAACCCGGCCGCGACGTCGCCCTGGCCATCGACGCGGCCGCGTCCGAGTTCTACAAGGACGGCAAGTACGTCCTGGCAGGCGAGGACAAGATCCTGACCGCCGCCGAGCTTATCGACTTCTACGACGACCTCGCCTCCCGCTTCCCGCTCATCTCCATCGAGGATGGCCTGGCCGAAAGCGACTGGGACGGCTGGGAGGCCCTGACCGACAAGCTCGGCGACCGCCTCCAGCTTGTGGGCGACGACATCTTCGTCACCAACCCGGACATCCTTGCCGAAGGCATCGACCGGGGCATCTGCAACTCGATCCTCATCAAGCTCAACCAGATCGGCACGGTCTCCGAGACCCTGGACACCATCGAGCTGGCCAAGACCGCCGGTTACACCAACGTGGTTTCCCACCGCTCCGGCGAAACCGGCGACCACTTCATCGCCGACCTGGCCGTGGCCGTGAACGCGGGCCAGATCAAGACCGGCTCCCTGTGCCGCTCCGACAGGCTCGAAAAGTACAACCAGCTCCTGCGCATCGAGGAAGAACTCGACGAGGATGGCATCTACTACGGTCCCGTCCTGGCGAGCAGCTTCTTCGAAGAGTAG
- a CDS encoding type III pantothenate kinase — protein MGKTLLFDAGNTNTKLCLADDQGLNESYTLPTRPANTDDDWGLKIESILLREGVVPSDIEACVISSVVPPLDPLFRKMAARFLDCECLFAGRDLPLDIDNEYAHPEQVGADVLVGCYSARMTYDDRNLIIVDFGTATTCACVQDNAFKGGLICPGLLSSASALASGTAKLPKVDLTVKSDALSWGQSTAECLNQGFVFGFASMVDGLVKKLSAKLEDPFVVATGGLAPTIAQVSETINELRPDLVMEGLWMAYYNR, from the coding sequence GGGCAATACCAACACCAAGCTCTGTCTGGCCGACGACCAGGGACTGAACGAGAGCTACACCCTCCCCACCCGTCCGGCCAACACCGACGACGACTGGGGTCTCAAGATCGAATCCATCCTCCTGCGCGAGGGGGTCGTCCCCTCGGACATCGAGGCGTGCGTGATCTCCTCGGTGGTCCCGCCCCTGGACCCGCTCTTCCGCAAAATGGCCGCCCGCTTCCTGGATTGCGAATGCCTGTTCGCGGGCCGCGACCTCCCGCTCGACATCGACAACGAGTACGCCCACCCCGAACAGGTGGGGGCGGACGTCCTGGTGGGCTGCTACTCCGCGCGCATGACCTACGACGACAGGAACCTCATCATCGTGGACTTCGGCACGGCCACCACCTGCGCCTGTGTTCAGGATAACGCCTTCAAGGGCGGCCTCATCTGCCCCGGCCTGCTCTCCTCGGCCTCGGCCCTGGCCTCGGGCACGGCCAAACTCCCCAAAGTGGATCTCACGGTCAAGAGCGATGCCCTCTCCTGGGGCCAAAGCACTGCCGAATGCCTCAATCAGGGCTTCGTCTTCGGCTTCGCGTCCATGGTGGACGGCCTGGTCAAGAAACTCTCCGCCAAACTCGAAGACCCCTTTGTGGTCGCCACCGGCGGTCTGGCCCCGACCATCGCCCAGGTCTCCGAAACCATCAACGAGCTGCGCCCCGATCTCGTCATGGAAGGGCTGTGGATGGCCTACTACAACCGATAG